The following coding sequences lie in one Glycine max cultivar Williams 82 chromosome 19, Glycine_max_v4.0, whole genome shotgun sequence genomic window:
- the LOC102661683 gene encoding uncharacterized protein, translated as MSLKIKEEVKKEFDAGFLAVTQYPEWVANIVPVLKKDGKLTATCEPLCKLLCKNQSVRWNDDCQVAFGRIKQCLMNPLVLIPPLPGRPLILYITVMDESMGCMLGQHDNSGKREQDVYYLSKKFTACEMNYSLLERMCCALIWASHHLRQYMLSHTTWLLSEFNIVYVTQKAIKGSAMADYLAQQPLNDYQPMHLEFLDEDIMALFEEKVEDEDRDKWIVWFGSASSALGHGVGVVLCTGKVLAPHAFVTKDDSL; from the exons ATGTCCTTAAAGATCAAAGAAGAGGTGAAAAAGGAGTTTGACGCTGGCTTTCTGGCAGTGACCCAGTACCCCGAATGGGTGGCCAATATTGTGCCGGTCcttaagaaggatgggaag ctcaccgctaCTTGTGAGCCTCTCTGCAAACTTTTGTGCAAGAATCAGTCCGTCCGATGGAATGACGACTGTCAAGTGGCATTCGGTAGGATCAAACAATGCCTTATGAACCCTCTTGTGCTGATACCACCATTGCCCGGGCGACCTCTTATCCTATACATCACGGTGATGGATGAGTCGATGGGGTGCATGTTGGGGCAGCATGACAATTCCGGAAAGAGAGAACAGGATGTCTATTACTTGAGCAAAAAGTTCACtgcctgtgaaatgaactatTCTTTGCTAGAAAGAATGTGTTGTGCCTTGATATGGGCGTCCCATCATCTAAGGCAATATATGTTAAGCCATACTACTTGGTTGCTATCTGAGTTTAACATTGTCTACGTCactcaaaaggcgataaaaggaagcgccatGGCGGACTAtctggctcagcagcctcttaatgactaccagcccatgcatctgGAGTTTctggatgaagacatcatggccttgttcgaggagaAGGTGGAGGATGAGGATAGGGAtaagtggatcgtgtggttcgGCAGTGCATCCAGCGCCCTAGGCCATGGGGTTGGGGTGGTTTTatgcacagggaaggtattagcaccccacgcgttcgTCACAAAGGACGATAGCCTCTAA